The following coding sequences lie in one Acropora palmata chromosome 3, jaAcrPala1.3, whole genome shotgun sequence genomic window:
- the LOC141877943 gene encoding uncharacterized protein LOC141877943, which translates to MALSKIVIAITILVILGNCHQLLCWNRGGNARFFDGSLLVQPNSAMQMDIIKSFRTLGAIQCGHACLSEGNCVAQTFCGDHGNSGNGMCFLHKNGIREEEKNLLVRDDKCTYQQYFNFNFNEVSCTKDCSDRGRCQYDFANTQYSCKFQIPYNGEYCKNVRAISYHFSALGAQGNAGPASTADYTNTTLEGTVTLDKGIQIWTVPFSASYYLIVAGASGGRSNLKGGGSGAVISGTMQLVKGTKLRILVGQRGMKGGTQTAGGGGGGTFVTRSNGRVNVLVAAAGGGGGGGSYFTSKDGDTGQVSESGSVNGGVKGLGGKVNGTETNYAGAGGGYAGNGTCCAFDNSRYTCASCTCDQAGLSFLSGGLGGTTNGGFGGGGAAYNHFPGGGGGFSGGGVFVSSRNSKGGGGGSYYTGGMKPANDTNDGDGYVFMKVQTCLKN; encoded by the exons ATGGCTTTAAGTAAAATTGTGATTGCCATTACAATTTTAGTTATTCTTGGAAATTGTCATCAATTGCTCTGTTGGAATCGCGGAGGAAATGCCAGATTCTTCGACGGCTCATTGTTAGTACAACCCAATAGTGCAATGCAAATGGACATTATAAAAAGCTTTCGAACTTTGGGGGCAATTCAATGTGGCCACGCTTGTTTGAGTGAAGGTAACTGCGTGGCTCAAACGTTTTGTGGAGATCACGGCAACTCAGGAAATGGAATGTGTTTTCTGCATAAAAATGGCATTCGAGAGGAAGAGAAGAATTTGCTCGTGAGAGATGACAAATGCACATATCAGCagtatttcaatttcaatttcaac GAGGTTTCGTGTACTAAAGATTGCAGTGACAGGGGGAGATGTCAGTATGATTTTGCTAATACACAATACTCATGCAAATTCCAGATCCCTTACAATGGAGAGTACTGCAAAAATGTTAGAG CGATTTCTTATCACTTCAGTGCTCTCGGCGCGCAAGGAAATGCCGGGCCGGCTTCTACGGCCGACTACACCAACACTACCCTAGAGGGTACAGTTACTCTGGATAAAGGAATTCAGATCTGGACTGTTCCATTTTCGGCCTCTTACTACCTAATCGTGGCCGGAGCGTCCGGTGGGCGATCGAATCTAAAGGGAGGAGGAAGCGGAGCGGTTATAAGCGGCACTATGCAACTTGTAAAGGGAACTAAACTACGAATCCTGGTTGGACAAAGAGGAATGAAAGGTGGCACGCAAACCGctgggggagggggtgggggtaCGTTTGTGACCAGGTCCAATGGTAGGGTCAATGTACTTGTAGCAGCAGCTGGgggtgggggagggggaggtAGCTATTTCACATCAAAGGATGGTGACACGGGACAAGTGAGCGAGAGTGGGAGCGTCAATGGCGGGGTGAAGGGCCTGGGTGGGAAAGTCAACGGGACTGAAACAAATTATGCGGGGGCAGGAGGCGGGTATGCTGGCAACGGGACATGTTGTGCGTTCGATAATTCAAGATACACGTGCGCTTCTTGTACGTGCGACCAGGCGGGTCTATCCTTCCTGAGTGGAGGGCTGGGGGGAACAACAAATGGCGGGTTCGGTGGGGGAGGGGCAGCATACAATCACTTCccagggggagggggtggaTTTTCCGGGGGTGGAGTGTTTGTTTCTTCCAGAAATTCTaaagggggagggggtggttCGTACTACACGGGAGGGATGAAACCAGCCAATGATACAAATGATGGCGACGGATATGTGTTTATGAAGGTCCAGACGTGTctgaaaaattaa